One part of the Spiribacter salinus M19-40 genome encodes these proteins:
- a CDS encoding YraN family protein: MSARPQRIGAAAEQTALDYLQAAGLLLIERNFRIRRGEIDLVMRDNAEIVFVEVRARDTGHFGDGIDSITRAKRHRLIAAASAWLQRQRSEPPTRFDVIGLDQTGQITWIRDAFRADDG; this comes from the coding sequence TTGAGCGCTCGCCCACAGCGCATTGGCGCCGCGGCTGAACAGACGGCGCTTGATTATCTACAAGCCGCGGGCCTTTTGCTCATTGAGCGCAACTTCCGCATCCGCCGGGGTGAGATTGACCTGGTGATGCGAGACAATGCCGAGATTGTCTTCGTGGAGGTAAGAGCGCGCGACACCGGGCATTTCGGTGATGGCATCGACAGCATCACGCGGGCCAAGCGCCACCGGCTGATCGCGGCGGCCAGCGCGTGGCTGCAGCGTCAGCGCAGCGAGCCACCCACGCGATTCGATGTGATTGGCCTGGACCAGACCGGACAGATTACCTGGATCCGTGACGCCTTTCGCGCCGACGACGGATAA
- a CDS encoding cytochrome c1, producing the protein MRKIALALMLGLISGVSFAAGGGGDLMDAKVDVSDQSSLQRGAKLFANNCMGCHSAEYVRWNALPEGLGVPMETVEETLVYGSYTPGDKMNIAMRGSEASDWFGAEPPDLSLTARSRGADWVYTYLNSFYRDPDASIGWNNTLLENSSMPHVLWRLQGVPEAQYEEVGGELQTAGIAIPDGQRGPLSESEYHQATRDITNYMAFLAEPVRAKRQEIGMWVIGFLVIFTGLAYLMKREYWRDIH; encoded by the coding sequence ATGAGAAAGATTGCGCTTGCTCTCATGCTGGGGTTGATCTCCGGGGTGTCTTTTGCCGCCGGGGGCGGTGGCGATCTCATGGACGCCAAGGTGGATGTGTCCGATCAGAGTTCGTTGCAGCGCGGTGCAAAGCTGTTTGCCAATAACTGCATGGGGTGTCACTCGGCTGAATATGTCCGCTGGAACGCCTTGCCGGAAGGGCTCGGCGTGCCGATGGAGACCGTCGAGGAAACACTGGTGTATGGCAGCTACACGCCCGGTGACAAGATGAACATTGCCATGCGGGGCTCAGAGGCTTCGGATTGGTTTGGTGCTGAGCCGCCGGATCTGTCGCTTACCGCGCGCTCCCGGGGTGCGGACTGGGTCTATACCTACCTGAACAGTTTCTATCGCGACCCGGACGCCAGCATCGGCTGGAATAACACGCTGCTCGAGAATTCCTCGATGCCGCATGTGCTATGGCGGTTGCAGGGTGTGCCCGAGGCGCAATACGAGGAGGTCGGCGGCGAGCTCCAGACAGCGGGTATTGCGATTCCTGATGGCCAGCGTGGCCCCCTGAGCGAGTCGGAATATCATCAGGCTACGCGGGACATCACGAATTACATGGCCTTCCTGGCCGAGCCGGTCCGGGCCAAGCGCCAGGAGATCGGGATGTGGGTGATCGGCTTTCTGGTGATTTTCACCGGCCTGGCGTACCTCATGAAGCGGGAATACTGGAGGGATATCCACTGA
- a CDS encoding ClpXP protease specificity-enhancing factor has product MTPSRPYLLRGLYEWIVDNDLTPHLLVNAEADEVMAPREFAEGGQLVLNVSPSAVRGLSLANDAIAFEARFGGVPQNVYVPVAQVLAIYARENGRGMIFTAEDGDGTPPDDGPGSGSGNDGGGGRPGLRVVK; this is encoded by the coding sequence ATGACCCCCAGCCGGCCTTACCTGCTCCGTGGTCTCTATGAATGGATTGTTGATAACGACCTGACCCCACATCTGTTGGTGAATGCGGAGGCCGACGAGGTAATGGCGCCGCGTGAATTTGCTGAGGGTGGCCAGCTCGTATTGAATGTCTCACCAAGCGCCGTCCGCGGGCTGTCACTCGCTAACGATGCCATCGCGTTCGAAGCCCGCTTTGGTGGCGTCCCTCAGAACGTCTATGTCCCCGTGGCCCAGGTCCTCGCGATTTATGCTCGGGAGAATGGCCGGGGCATGATCTTTACCGCTGAAGATGGCGATGGCACACCGCCGGATGACGGGCCGGGTTCCGGATCGGGAAACGATGGCGGTGGTGGGCGTCCGGGCCTGCGCGTGGTCAAGTAG
- a CDS encoding glutathione S-transferase N-terminal domain-containing protein yields MVLSQRSTIGLYSDPASADSHRVRLVLAEKGIAVEVVEIAPDGPQPEDLADLNPYAETPTLVDRDLALYDPRVICEYLDERFPHPPLMPIDPVSRAKAKLVISRVERDWYRLLSHLEKTENRGKPAVRRELAEGLAASADVFAAGTPFFLSDEITMMDCTLAPLLWRLTHYGVELPPEAETIQEYAARLFEREPFQASLTATEQAMRQGG; encoded by the coding sequence GTGGTGCTGAGTCAGCGCTCAACAATCGGGTTGTACAGCGATCCGGCGAGTGCTGATAGCCACCGGGTGCGTCTTGTCCTTGCGGAAAAGGGCATCGCGGTCGAAGTGGTTGAGATTGCGCCGGACGGCCCGCAGCCGGAAGACCTGGCTGATCTGAATCCCTATGCCGAAACCCCGACGTTGGTGGATCGTGATCTTGCACTGTATGACCCGCGGGTTATCTGCGAGTACCTGGACGAGCGCTTTCCCCATCCGCCGCTGATGCCCATTGACCCGGTCTCCCGGGCGAAGGCGAAGCTCGTGATATCTCGAGTTGAACGTGACTGGTACCGGTTGCTGTCGCATCTCGAGAAAACCGAAAACCGGGGCAAACCGGCTGTCCGCCGAGAGCTTGCTGAGGGCCTGGCCGCTAGCGCCGATGTCTTTGCGGCGGGGACACCGTTTTTCCTGAGTGATGAGATCACGATGATGGATTGCACGCTTGCGCCCCTGCTTTGGCGCCTGACGCACTATGGGGTCGAACTGCCGCCAGAGGCCGAGACAATTCAGGAATATGCGGCGCGGCTATTTGAGCGTGAACCGTTCCAGGCGAGCCTGACCGCCACCGAGCAGGCAATGCGACAGGGCGGATGA